From the genome of Nocardia sp. NBC_01503, one region includes:
- a CDS encoding cytochrome P450 — MPVRSAAGFSHRRLSEIPRHRPVDRLLDRLPLRPAPLATPPAGSALLPVPGARGVPLIGLLPAFVRYGPALQLAMFRRFGPVSWFGGLGVKLVTAGGGDAAQAVLTNRDKAFETGWDMLDPLFIGGLTRMNGEEHRRHRRMSQPAFGAEAVAGYLRPMTRAIAAEIAAWPTDRPLLMRDATRALSAAVSSEAFLAQPAGAGGRATMAAIQRFVNAQTAVLRLPIPGTTWWSGLRARRYLLDRFRKAVPAARARAGDDFLAVLSRATDDSGTGFTDDELAMHLLHTVFASHDTTGSALTAAVYFLGKHPEWQDRCRAEARGRGSAELSIAELRRSILLDRVIRESIRLVVPAPEQLRMTVKDTELLGHFIPAGTLVAVAPLVNHMMPEYWPNPERFDPDRFAPQRREDRAHRGAWLPFGGGHHKCIGMDFGMLKVVASLDAMLRNFEWELPAEYEMSWSYAELGPMDGLPVRLRRL, encoded by the coding sequence GTGCCGGTTCGATCCGCTGCCGGCTTCTCCCATCGGCGGCTCAGCGAGATTCCCCGGCACCGTCCGGTCGATCGGCTGCTCGATCGGCTGCCCTTGCGCCCGGCCCCGTTGGCGACTCCGCCGGCGGGGAGCGCGCTGCTGCCCGTGCCGGGTGCCCGCGGTGTACCGCTCATCGGCCTGCTGCCCGCGTTCGTGCGGTACGGTCCCGCCCTGCAACTTGCCATGTTCCGGCGGTTCGGTCCGGTGTCGTGGTTCGGCGGCCTGGGCGTCAAGTTGGTGACGGCCGGCGGCGGTGATGCCGCGCAAGCGGTACTGACCAACCGGGACAAGGCATTCGAGACCGGCTGGGACATGCTCGATCCGCTGTTCATCGGCGGGCTGACCCGGATGAATGGTGAGGAGCACCGCAGGCACCGCCGGATGAGTCAACCGGCGTTCGGCGCCGAGGCGGTCGCGGGCTATCTGCGGCCGATGACGCGGGCGATCGCCGCCGAAATCGCGGCCTGGCCCACGGATCGGCCACTGCTGATGCGCGATGCCACGCGGGCGCTCTCCGCGGCGGTCTCCTCGGAGGCGTTCCTGGCTCAGCCCGCCGGCGCGGGCGGGCGGGCGACGATGGCCGCGATCCAGCGGTTCGTCAATGCCCAGACCGCCGTACTGCGTCTGCCGATTCCGGGTACGACCTGGTGGTCCGGGCTGCGGGCTCGCCGGTACCTACTCGATCGCTTCCGGAAGGCGGTGCCCGCCGCGCGGGCTCGCGCGGGGGATGACTTCCTCGCGGTGCTGAGCCGCGCCACCGATGACAGCGGTACCGGATTCACCGATGACGAACTGGCCATGCATTTGCTGCACACGGTGTTCGCCTCGCACGATACGACCGGGTCGGCCCTGACCGCCGCGGTCTATTTTCTGGGCAAGCATCCCGAATGGCAGGACCGCTGTCGTGCGGAGGCGCGCGGGCGCGGTTCGGCCGAGCTGAGCATCGCCGAACTGCGGCGTTCGATCCTGCTGGACAGGGTTATTCGCGAGAGCATTCGTCTGGTGGTGCCCGCGCCGGAGCAACTGCGTATGACGGTCAAGGACACCGAATTGCTCGGTCACTTCATTCCGGCGGGCACCCTTGTCGCGGTGGCGCCGCTGGTCAACCACATGATGCCGGAGTACTGGCCGAACCCGGAGCGGTTCGATCCCGACCGGTTCGCTCCCCAGCGCCGGGAGGACCGCGCACATCGCGGGGCGTGGCTCCCGTTCGGCGGTGGGCATCACAAGTGCATCGGGATGGATTTCGGAATGCTGAAGGTGGTGGCCTCGCTGGACGCCATGCTGCGGAACTTCGAGTGGGAGTTGCCCGCCGAGTACGAGATGTCCTGGTCTTACGCCGAACTCGGGCCGATGGACGGCCTGCCGGTGCGATTGCGACGCCTATGA
- a CDS encoding phthiocerol/phthiodiolone dimycocerosyl transferase family protein produces MTVTGRLTPEQLAGAAAAVVAEHPLLRVGITATADGTDPRFAPLALPELTIRTVHADPSDTDAVTREVDTVELRTPIPVSGTLARLVDVAKAVGTERESHELILTMAHVIADGTGILALLRRLVELAAAGARVPVTRPAMPAVDDRLPTGIGGTARIVAGMLADQVIAGAARPIRMTPEIEVAPVNRRTRLITREISGADLTALVAVCRRRGVTVHGAINAALATAVAGEVTPGRRVRVPVGSPVDFRAELGVDETELGSFVATIPAHPRVGPGVDFWRAARTVNRNLHRRKRFRQHLTAIAGLRLLCPPSVAASARVVGLIQSRGPWNVCVTNIGRTDFPGRIGAWQVSGAQFAAGISCIGHLVSAITTGHGVLRWNSTYAEGLMSAERADRIADTAIATLLARVHAHDQEEVHV; encoded by the coding sequence GTGACTGTTACGGGTCGGCTGACACCGGAACAACTGGCCGGCGCCGCGGCGGCGGTAGTCGCCGAACACCCGTTGCTGCGGGTGGGAATCACCGCGACGGCGGACGGCACCGATCCACGGTTCGCACCATTGGCGCTGCCGGAGTTGACGATTCGGACCGTGCACGCCGATCCGTCGGATACGGACGCGGTGACCCGGGAAGTGGATACCGTAGAACTGCGCACCCCCATACCTGTCTCCGGGACGCTGGCCCGCCTGGTGGATGTGGCCAAAGCCGTTGGCACGGAGCGGGAATCACATGAGCTGATCCTGACCATGGCACATGTGATCGCTGACGGCACCGGCATTCTCGCCCTGTTGCGGCGACTCGTCGAGCTGGCCGCTGCCGGGGCACGGGTACCGGTCACCCGTCCGGCGATGCCCGCGGTCGATGACCGGCTCCCGACGGGTATCGGGGGGACGGCACGAATCGTCGCCGGCATGCTCGCCGATCAGGTGATCGCGGGCGCGGCGCGGCCGATCCGAATGACGCCGGAAATCGAAGTCGCGCCGGTGAATCGACGCACCAGATTGATCACGCGGGAGATCTCGGGTGCGGATCTGACCGCGCTGGTGGCCGTATGCCGCCGTCGCGGCGTCACCGTGCACGGTGCGATCAACGCGGCCCTGGCCACCGCTGTGGCCGGGGAGGTCACACCTGGGCGGAGGGTGCGGGTGCCGGTCGGGTCGCCGGTCGATTTCCGCGCCGAGCTGGGGGTCGATGAGACCGAGCTCGGGAGTTTCGTTGCCACCATTCCCGCACACCCGCGAGTCGGGCCCGGTGTGGACTTCTGGCGGGCCGCGCGCACGGTGAATCGTAATCTCCACCGCCGCAAGCGATTTAGACAACACTTGACGGCCATAGCCGGACTGCGGTTGCTCTGCCCGCCATCGGTCGCCGCGAGCGCCCGGGTCGTCGGACTGATCCAGTCCAGAGGACCGTGGAATGTCTGCGTCACCAATATCGGCCGGACCGATTTCCCGGGCCGGATCGGCGCCTGGCAGGTTTCGGGCGCGCAATTCGCGGCCGGCATCTCCTGTATCGGTCATCTGGTGAGTGCGATCACCACCGGTCACGGTGTGCTGCGGTGGAATTCGACCTACGCCGAGGGGCTGATGTCCGCCGAGCGCGCCGACCGCATCGCAGACACCGCCATCGCCACACTGCTGGCCCGAGTCCATGCCCACGATCAGGAAGAAGTACATGTCTGA